In the genome of Phragmitibacter flavus, the window GGTTGGTTCATATGATGAACGCCCCACACCTGTGGTTGGAAGAACTAAGCGAGCGCAGACCCCGCCGACCGCGCCAGTTGGCAAGAGTCAAGCGATGCATGGCGCGTTAGGTATATGCTTATGGGCTGCAAGCCTGTGTCACGCCAAGTAGTCGCGGAGTTCGTAGAGTTTGGCGTCGCGTTTGGGGGCGCGGAAGCCGGCGCGGAGGCGTTTGACGGTCTGGGTGAGGAAGTCGCCGCCTTCGGTTCCGTCTTCGCCGCCGAGGTCCCCGAACTGCTCCTCGAGCTTTTCCGGGTCTTCGCCCGCTTCGAGTCGGCGGATGATTTCGCGCATTTCGGCGGGGGCTTTGTCGCCCATCAGGTCGGTCATTTTGCGCATGAAGTGGCCGAGTTGTCGCGGGTCAGGATTGTTCTCGTCCATGCCA includes:
- a CDS encoding cytochrome C — its product is MPIYEFYCPDNHTVYQFLARTLGHGDKTPRCPENEKFRMERRVSRFAFLRGAKEDDNDPFANMDDAKMEALMADMERDMSGMDENNPDPRQLGHFMRKMTDLMGDKAPAEMREIIRRLEAGEDPEKLEEQFGDLGGEDGTEGGDFLTQTVKRLRAGFRAPKRDAKLYELRDYLA